Sequence from the Feifania hominis genome:
GCTCTTTCCCGATCCTCCCTCGGATTCCAAAGAACAAAACCAGGCCCGGCCGCATATGCGGCCGGGCCTGGTTGCCTATTCAATTGTAACAACTTCGCTCTTTGCAAAAGTTTCCTGCGCAATTTCGTTGCCAATGCCGGGCAGATCCGGCACGGTAAATTTACCGTTGGACGGCTGATAGTCATAGATGCAAAGCTCCCTGTTGGACGGTGTCAGGGCCCAGACATTGTGCTCATGAATGACAAAATTGGGAATGGCACACTCGAGATGCAGGGCAGCCGTTGTGGATATCTGACTGCCGCAGGTGTGGATCTGTACGCCCACATCATACACATAGGCCATATCGCAGATCTTTTTCACCTCGGTGATTCCACCGCAGGTACCAAGGTCGGGCTGTATGATCTGCAGCGCATTCTGCGTGAGATAGTCCGCATACTGCCAACGAGAATAGATTCTCTCCCCGCTCGCAATCGGCAGGCCGGTCTTCTCGTGTACATATTTCGAGAGCTGCGGCGTCGGTGTGGTTGGCTCCTCATAGTAAAAAATACGATATTGCTTGAGCATATTTCCAATCTGTACCGCCGACTGGGCATCTGTAAAAGCATGGTTTTCCACGACGATGTCCACATTGGGACCGACGGCCTCGCGAACGGCTCTCACACGGCTTTCCAGTACATTCATATAGATAGGGCTGAGCAGGCCGATTCGATCATTATCCGAATACCGATCTCCGATTTTGACGGGGTCCCCCTCCGGCTTGTAGGTAAAAAAGTCATACTTGACGCAATCGTACCCGTCAGCAACAGCCTTTTTCGCCTCTCTGGCATATTCCTCGGGGGTACGAATGGGGATATCCGGCGCGCCGTAGCCAAATTGAAGCTGGCTTGCGTAAGCCCTGAGACTCTCCCGTCGTCTGCCGCCGAGAAGCTCGTAGAGCGGCGCATGGTACGCCTTGCCCTTGATGTCCCACAGGGCAAGGTCTATGGCGCTGATTCCTGCAAAGATGACCGGCCCTCCGTTTTGGCCCCAGTAGGAGTGGCGATACAGCTTATCCCAGATGATCTCATGGACAAGCGGATTCATTCCGATGACACTCTTCGCAAAATCCTGAACCATGCCAAAAGCGGCGCGCCTCGCATTGCCAAAGGCAAGCGCCGCTTCACCGTCACCGTAGATTCCCTCGTCGGTGTAAATTCGGCAGAGAATGGGCGTCCAATTGCGCACTTGCGCTTTGACTCGCAGCACATCAACCCTTGTGATTTTCAAGTAAAATACCTCCGTTTCGCCTCTTGATTACTCCATTATAGCTCTCCACTCGGCCAACGGAAGATATCAACTAATTTATAAGTAACAAATAAATTTCTTAGTTTCCTGCCCGTGCTCTGCAATACTGCTGCCATGATTGCTGCTCTGGATCGCCAGTGTCTCTCCTTCTCTTTGCGGCACTCCCAAACGCAAGGGATCTAAGATCCAACTGATATCTGTTGAAAGCTGTGGGGAGAAGCCAAAAGGCTTCTCCCCACACGACAGCAGGAAGTTTTATTTCAGTCCTGTCCACTCCTCGCCGTCCTCGCCCCTCGTGTAGTTATGAGGATTTACGGCCTCCATGATGTCATAATAGGCCCAACAGGTCTTGTCGGCGACATCCAAAAACCGTCCCGTGTTCTTGCTGACGAGTCTGTCCTCGATGACAGCAGTAAGGTTGACCCGGCCAAATGAAACGCTTTTTTGTTTGACCCATTTCAAAATGGATATTATTCTATTGGCGAAAAGGTTGGGCAGGCGTGGAATACCGGCGTTCCACTTATGAAGAAATAGGTCCATCAAATCAAGGGCACCGCTGCAAATTTCAGCAGCGGTGCCCTTTGCTGTTATTGATCTGTTTTTCTCTTTGGACCACGGAGCCATCGGGCCGACTGCGGTCCTACGTCCTTGTATGTTACTCCCATTCGCCAAGCAGAAACGCAATCTAAACTTTTTTGTATAGATCGTTTGATTCCATTTGGCTTGATTTGATACCAATTATCCCAATCCTATGGGGTATCCGACTTTCTGCTATCAAAAAGCTATCAGGGGATGCTATCAATAGCGGAAAGATACATCTTAAAATTACCCTCGTGGAGGGAACGGATCATGACCATGAGAATCCTTGTCACGAATTTCTCCATTCGATCGATGGATAACAAGTTCGGATTCTTGGTTGCGAGAGATACTTCTTGCAATCTTGATTGCCTGTGTCTGGGTTTTGGTTCTTGCTGTAGCACGGGAATTGCCTTCACCTTTTACTTGCCATCCACCGTTGGGGTGCGGAGTTACATGTTGATTCTTTCCTTTTGACATAAAATCACCCTTTCTAAAAAGAAAAGGATGAAACCGCCAACATCCTTTAAAAGTTGTTACTTCCGGCTCTTCACAGGAATGCAGAATGCCTTCAAGCCATACTGACTGGCGTAAATACGCTTGCCGTTTTTAAGCGTAATGAACGCAGTGTAGATGTACTCTACGGCATCGTTATGAGTTTTGCTCATAAACGCAGCACCTCCTTCAAGCAAGATTTTTCAGAAGCAAATTCTGAAATCACTTGAAAAAGGCAAACACAGCTATTATACTTTTCTTGTTCGGAGAAGAGTATAGACGGTTTAACCGTATTTACTTTTCAAGCTGAAGCTTATTCGAGTTGGCGCTCGAATAAGCTCTTTTTTATGTCATACAGCGGAAGCTGTTAGACAACAGATCACTTTAGCTCACTTGCGTGAGTGAGATCAAATATTATTGCTTGCTCTTCCTTGAGCAATACTCCGTCAATTCGATACCCGCATTGAGATAAATCCCAATTCATCAGGTTTTGAATTGTGTTGAGAAGGTCGCGCCCGTTCCAACGTACAGACAGTGCGTTGGACTTCTTCTCTTTATTATAGAAAGGCGCGGCATTGGGCGTCTCTTGTGTACATGGCTGTACTGCTATCCGTTTTGTTTCCTCATCAATAAGGAGAAGGACATGCTCTGGATAACCCAATTTCATGATCACGGATTTGTTAAAAGTCATCCCATTACTCGTCACTGAAACGTACGGAACACCCTCGTTGAAATTGAATGCTTTGAAATTCTCAAGAAGCGACATTTTCTTCCCCCCTCTCGTTCTTGAAATATTATATCACACACCCTCTACTTATACAATAACAAAGTTTTGTTTTCTTTCTCAAATTCTCTCCGA
This genomic interval carries:
- a CDS encoding mandelate racemase/muconate lactonizing enzyme family protein, producing the protein MKITRVDVLRVKAQVRNWTPILCRIYTDEGIYGDGEAALAFGNARRAAFGMVQDFAKSVIGMNPLVHEIIWDKLYRHSYWGQNGGPVIFAGISAIDLALWDIKGKAYHAPLYELLGGRRRESLRAYASQLQFGYGAPDIPIRTPEEYAREAKKAVADGYDCVKYDFFTYKPEGDPVKIGDRYSDNDRIGLLSPIYMNVLESRVRAVREAVGPNVDIVVENHAFTDAQSAVQIGNMLKQYRIFYYEEPTTPTPQLSKYVHEKTGLPIASGERIYSRWQYADYLTQNALQIIQPDLGTCGGITEVKKICDMAYVYDVGVQIHTCGSQISTTAALHLECAIPNFVIHEHNVWALTPSNRELCIYDYQPSNGKFTVPDLPGIGNEIAQETFAKSEVVTIE
- a CDS encoding DUF2188 domain-containing protein, coding for MSKGKNQHVTPHPNGGWQVKGEGNSRATARTKTQTQAIKIARSISRNQESELVIHRSNGEIRDKDSHGHDPFPPRG